The following are encoded together in the Oncorhynchus kisutch isolate 150728-3 linkage group LG8, Okis_V2, whole genome shotgun sequence genome:
- the LOC109895823 gene encoding E1A-binding protein p400-like isoform X4 gives MHHGSGQQHMQRQLQRSKSITGSEAEEQQQQTMAVTQQQATANHPQSPVTTFASAASPSAPKSPNYQIIMSRSPVTGQNMNITLQNVSQMVTGNQQITLTPLPLQNPGSPGFQHTAPQWRFEHAPSSYIQVTSPLPQSMQPQSPTQHNPVPLHRPGAPGAGLSVCGQSPTRFVDTGMLVRQISLGSPSGSGHFVYQEGTGLTQLAPTTAGQVQLQLSSPGAPGSVRERRLSQPHLQTGGTIHHLGPQSPVVSGTALPTLGSPGHITTSNLPPQISSIIQGQLARPMIFEKTLGVVAGVGTAATASFNMPSTIPPSSPSLTNPPQGIPNPPLTPTGMSMGSIKKQIPKKLEEIAPSNPEVAQLRKQCLEHHTKKMEGLKEVFKDYLIELFFLQHLQGNMMDYLAFKKKPCVPLFTYLRQNDLDLEEESEEEEQSEVINDEVKVVTGKDGQAGTPVAIATQLPPNVSAAFSSQQQFQVHLGASGSMTNPGDMDAFKRQQAMAHADQAKRSRIEVGRHRMIFQHPGVLGSPGVPLQQLMPTAQGGMPPNPQSVQIPGQKQNQPLYDPSKGPPVQNAASLHTPPPQLPGRLPQGALSMAGLPMALSQQSQLLESSPQATNLLQAQVKVQGAGPIMAPVNHHTQLQQQMQSGLHLQMQAQQLQQPQPMLQPGQATVALARPGAESNQPGQRMMINSLSNPSMSPAPLNVPNSLPSPHTISPLRHPGSNITPATQSKLAGPNSTSTIKMGGFVQGSGMQSSEGSSQDKQAEQTKLECQVHQRISELRKEGQWSASRLPKLMESSRPKSHWDYLLEEMQWMAADFAQERRWKMAAAKKLVRTCSRYHDEQKKMEAKFKKEEELRLRHIASTIAREVEFFWSNIEQVVEIKLQFEIYEKRLKMLSLQRASSKGQDVKPTQSTADKAEKDEPTMSSRKRKSSTSLAEEVQDEESTIEEQEAMEVTADQRAELADLAKDAEMPLDALVKQYAGAYTDNFDWPQPAPPSDEEDREETEEMESSLDSPHEAVVIDSLLSVDQYRGSDKACPPGADGKPKKDIAEVAAATELILPKGSARTTSSVRSQAPFLLHGSLREYQQIGVDWLASLHKKHLNGILADETALGKTVQIVAYLAHLACQEGIWGPHLVVVRTCKMLSWEMEFKRWCPGLKILLYLGNRHECRAKRRWWAEANSFHVCVTSYKLLLKDQNHFLRRRWKHLVLDEVQLIKNMSEKHWETIFALKSQQRILLINTPLHNTLKELWTMIHFLLPGITRPYTDFPVKPGTDQNQDYCHKLVIRLHRMIQPFILRRCKRDVEKQLPKKYEHILKCRLSSRQRSMYEDILTQPGAQEALKPGHFVSVLQVLLQLQRICNHPDLVNIRETSSSYVCLSLQYNTPSLVLGALQEDQRTSLDLSLFDLISNENRLTRYETEEVLPKLKVTRQLIEELHRTPDPPARPKPCKIKPMRLFQPVQYGTKPEGRLVPMSSTVGQQRPPATTTPDTSTAHQSAQTRGKSPVTTTTATQVAGTAIQKAQTTSAATGTTGSAVGSSGSAATGQHVVGTVALGQALCGAAQPTLPGIVQVHRPSLGPTHAIQPSLVPQRLVLTSQAQARLPSGDVVKIAQLASIAGSQNRISQPETPVTLQFQGNKFTLSPSQLRQLTTGQPLQLQGNILQIVSAPGQQILRPQGSMLMQTVPQAVPVSNSSSTPGTPSPPTHQVSASGVSVKPAPAAPIAPQESSEERSRLLKERLSRLFSSNERRCGRSVLYGADLLQACSVTPGAPHSALSPRGWRWVGRDSCLRAQRTPVATTTHLQSALLSSTHRQDAGSHLVSRLSCVVPVAVAPPPHLYAANPPALYSLEQKSISRRLREAAAPYSTEIHRLASGHQLEFPDLQLMQMDSGKLEALAILLQKLRSENHRVLIFTQMVKMLDILEAFLDHRQLTYIRVDESLTTEERQEHMKTFNRNRQVFCSILTNRCCSGVGTVFDADTIIFYDTDLNPSMDARTQEWCDKIGRFKDIHIYRLESGNSIEEKLLKNGTKDLIREVAAQGTDYTLAFLTQRTIQDLFEVETGSGEKVEEFVVLHQEPSPSEAISPRVARPYIQALHSISLDAPPPEWQGEEGQEEDLEKEAQVKEEPSQLEELSAVMDQLTPIEKYALQYLEYLHVSEDEHVAKERLLCAKRGWEVQHLQKLKAEDSERMIIEDEENLFTYTREDAYNMEYVFDGEDGQTEIMPLWTPPTPPQDDNDIYIDSVICLMYDSAPMPESKLPPVYIRKEHKRLKMDPSAGRKKKKGHGETVIPPRSLFEKASMLKVRREGKDQNKNFSLKQQAPFAKPLPSLVKPAMEAGQDNPEWLISEDWALLQALKQLLELPLNLTIMSPAHTPNWDLVSDVVNSCSRIYRSPKQCRNRYENVIIPREEGKLVYEANPKKKTKSIYKSKNSRPLRTCQIYTQDDNATHIQLYNSRFELMKIIASKRSPPIKPLLGMNPFQKNPKHASVLAESGIGYDKPLPPIQVASQRAERIAKEKKVYTVTALAEQQRTQQLAQQAGAPQAVAGAAQPQAGAPAVGQAQAPGVPQASAATGATAVPNTTVLAGAIKNAAGGATIQTGTVAGNVIVNTVSGVPPSPFQANKRLASPGQVIPGTLSPAGAAGAQVVHSQQRAVPAAATPGEVIAIATGQGVRAVTPVTASAVVSTTLTPVQSQTRSLVTQVTPATGMQLPQGKPITQAHLHMLRQQQLQQQQQQQASSTQGIKAVGKPQELLKMHKQKMQMSQQQVAVAAAQGQQQAGQQASQVQLANPQAAQANPQLAAVAAAPRAGAVLAGSTVANLQLARLTRVPTQGQIQAQPGQTAQVTLTKPPVVSVPAVVSSAGVTTLPVSVAGISVAIGQGQKTGGPVLPPPFPQMQVQQLLQMKKQQAAVQAAAAQQKAVEPQQGPATVQQKLGTQQMTVQGPQAAQQQKVTYAATTQLQTGIKTQFFTTSIAQAGKPTGAQQIQVAKLPQIVQGQSTVANIQQIVSPPQQIHSQTVPLTQTASSAQPQGQMIPSGTSQVVQQKLLQQQVVTAVASPQIQTTSPHSPAQQAQAPAAAESPVLQQPAKGQARGGSMRGKNQAKPSGGSS, from the exons ATGCACCATGGGAGTGGACAACAGCATATGCAACGGCAACTTCAGAGATCCAAGTCCATCACTGGATCTGAAGCagaagagcagcagcagcagaccaTGGCAGTTACTCAACAGCAGGCAACAGCCAACCACCCACAATCACCTGTGACCACGTTTGCATCTGCAGCCAGCCCTTCAGCCCCCAAGTCACCCAACTACCAGATAATCATGAGCCGCAGCCCTGTCACAGGCCAGAACATGAACATCACCTTACAAAATGTCAGTCAAATGGTGACGGGCAACCAACAGATCACCCTCACCCCGCTCCCCCTCCAGAACCCAGGCTCTCCCGGCTTCCAGCACACAGCTCCGCAATGGAGGTTTGAGCATGCCCCGTCCTCCTATATCCAAGTGACCTCACCCCTGCCCCAATCCATGCAGCCCCAAAGTCCCACCCAGCACAACCCAGTACCCCTCCATCGACCTGGGGCACCCGGAGCAGGACtgagtgtgtgtggacagagccCAACACGTTTTGTTGATACTGGCATGCTTGTGAGACAAATCAGTCTTGGCAGCCCATCTGGAAGTGGCCACTTTGTTTACCAAGAGGGGACAGGGTTGACACAGCTGGCTCCAACCACAGCTGGGCAGGTGCAGCTGCAACTGTCCTCCCCAGGGGCACCAGGCTCTGTGCGGGAACGCAGGTTGTCACAGCCTCATTTACAGACTGGAGGCACCATCCACCACCTTGGACCTCAGAGTCCTGTGGTCAGTGGCACTGCTCTGCCCACACTGGGGAGCCCAGGCCACATCACCACCTCCAACTTGCCACCTCAAATCAGCAGTATCATCCAGGGGCAGCTGGCGCGTCCCATGATATTTGAGAAGACTCTTGGTGTGGTAGCTGGAGTGGGCACAGCTGCCACAGCATCTTTCAATATGCCTTCCACCATTCCTCCTTCCAGCCCTTCCCTCACTAACCCTCCCCAAGGCATCCCCAATCCCCCCCTTACGCCTACCGGCATGAGCATGGGCTCCATCAAGAAACAGATACCCAAAAAGCTGGAGGAGATTGCACCTTCCAACCCAGAAGTGGCCCAGCTGAGGAAGCAGTGTCTGGAGCACCACACTAAGAAGATGGAGGGTCTGAAGGAGGTCTTCAAAGACTACCTGATTGAGCTGTTCTTCCTCCAGCACCTCCAGGGGAACATGATGGACTATTTGGCTTTCAAGAAGAAGCCCTGCGTCCCGCTTTTCACTTACCTGAGGCAGAACGACCTGGACCTTGAGGAGGAATCAGAAGAGGAGGAGCAGTCAGAGGTCATCAATGACGAG GTCAAGGTTGTCACTGGAAAGGATGGACAGGCGGGGACACCAGTTGCCATAGCTACACAGCTTCCACCCAATGTTTCAGCAGCATTCTCTTCCCAGCAGCAGTTCCAG GTCCACCTGGGAGCATCAGGCAGCATGACAAACCCAGGGGACATGGATGCCTTTAAGAGGCAACAGGCAATGGCACACGCAG ATCAGGCTAAGAGGTCCCGGATTGAAGTTGGTCGCCATAGAATGATTTTCCAGCATCCTGGTGTTTTAGGATCACCTGGCGTTCCACTCCAGCAGCTTATGCCGACAGCGCAAG GCGGGATGCCCCCCAACCCACAGTCAGTTCAGATCCCCGGGCAGAAGCAGAACCAGCCGCTCTATGACCCGTCTAAAGGGCCTCCGGTGCAGAACGCTGCCAGCCTGCACACCCCTCCCCCCCAGCTGCCAGGTCGCCTCCCACAGGGCGCCCTCTCCATGGCAGGCCTGCCCATGGCTCTCTCTCAGCAGTCACAGCTGTTGGAGAGCTCACCCCAGGCCACCAACCTGCTTCAGGCCCAGGTGAAAGTGCAGGGGGCCGGCCCCATCATGGCTCCAGTAAACCACCACACACAGCTCCAGCAGCAGATGCAGTCTGGCCTTCACCTCCAGATGCAGGCTCAGCAGCTACAGCAGCCTCAGCCCATGCTGCAGCCAGGACAGGCG ACTGTGGCTCTTGCTCGTCCTGGAGCAGAGTCCAACCAACCTGGCCAAAGAATGATGATCAACTCCCTGTCTAACCCCTCCATGTCTCCTGCCCCCCTCAATGTTCCCAACTcactcccctccccccacaccaTTAGCCCCCTCCGCCATCCCGGGTCCAACATCACCCCTGCCACACAGTCCAAACTGGCCGGGCCCAACAGCACTTCCACTATCAAAATGGGTGGCTTTGTTCAGGGCTCAGGTATGCAGTCATCAGAAGGGAGCTCACAGGACAAACAAGCTGAGCAGACCAAACTG GAGTGCCAGGTGCACCAGCGTATCTCTGAGCTGAGGAAAGAGGGCCAGTGGTCAGCCAGCAGGCTGCCCAAGCTCATGGAGTCCTCTCGGCCCAAGTCCCACTGGGACTACCTACTGGAGGAGATGCAGTGGATGGCAGCTGACTTTGCCcaggagaggaggtggaagatgGCTGCTGCCAAGAAG CTGGTTCGCACCTGTTCCCGTTACCATGATGAGCAGAAGAAAATGGAAGCGAAGTTCAAGAAAGAGGAAGAACTGAGGCTTCGTCACATTGCTAGCACCATCGCTAGAGAGGTGGAGTTCTTCTGGTCCAACATTGAGCAG GTTGTCGAAATAAAACTACAGTTTGAGATTTATGAGAAGAGACTGAAAATGCTCAGCCTGCAGAGAGCATCGAGTAAGG GACAAGATGTTAAACCTACTCAGTCGACAGCAGATAAAGCTGAAAAAGAC GAACCCACTATGTCATCAAGGAAGCGAAAGTCCAGCACTTCATTGGCTGAAGAAG TTCAGGATGAGGAGAGCACCATAGAGGAGCAGGAAGCGATGGAGGTGACAGCTGATCAGAGGGCAGAGTTGGCCGATCTGGCTAAAGATG CTGAGATGCCTCTGGATGCGTTGGTGAAACAGTATGCTGGTGCCTACACTGACAACTTTGACTGGCCCCAGCCTGCCCCACCGAGTGATGAGGAGGACCGGGAGGAGACTGAAG AGATGGAGTCCTCTCTGGACAGCCCCCACGAGGCTGTAGTGATAGACTCTCTGCTCAGTGTGGACCAGTATCGAGGTTCTGACAAGGCCTGCCCCCCTGGTGCTGACGGGAAGCCTAAGAAGGACATAGCAGAGGTGGCAGCCGCCACAGAACTCATCCTACCCAAGGGCAGTGCCAGGACCACCTCTTCT GTCCGCAGCCAGGCTCCTTTCCTGCTGCACGGATCACTGCGTGAGTACCAGCAGATTGGAGTGGACTGGCTAGCCAGCCTCCACAAGAAACACCTCAACGGCATCCTAGCAGACGAGACTGCACTGGGCAAGACCGTGCAGATTGTGGCCTACCTGGCCCATCTGGCCTGTCAAGAGG gtaTCTGGGGCCCCCACCTAGTTGTGGTGAGGACGTGTAAGATGCTGAGCTGGGAGATGGAGTTTAAACGCTGGTGTCCTGGCCTCAAGATCCTCCTCTACCTTGGCAACAGACATGAATGCAGAGCAAAGAGAAGG TGGTGGGCGGAGGCCAATAgcttccatgtgtgtgtgacgtCCTATAAGCTGCTGCTGAAGGACCAGAACCACTTCCTGAGAAGGAGGTGGAAACACCTGGTCCTGGATGAGGTGCAGCTCATTAAGAACATGTCTGAGAAACACTGGGAAACCATCTTTGCTCTCAAGAG TCAGCAGAGGATCCTCCTGATCAACActccactacacaacacactgaAGGAGCTGTGGACCATGATCCACTTCCTCCTGCCAGGCATCACCAGACCCTACACAGACTTCCCTGTCAAGCCAGGCACAGACCAGAACCAGGACTACTGCCACAAACTGGTCATTCGCCTACACAGG atgATCCAACCCTTCATTCTGAGGCGCTGTAAGAGGGACGTGGAGAAGCAGCTCCCTAAGAAGTATGAACACATCCTCAAGTGTCGCCTGTCCAGCAGACAGAGGAGCATGTATGAAGATATCCTCACTCAGCCAGG AGCCCAGGAGGCGTTGAAGCCGGGTCATTTTGTGAGTGTGCTGCAGGTGCTGCTGCAGCTGCAGAGGATCTGTAACCACCCAGACCTGGTAAACATCAGGGAGACCAGCAGCTCCTACGTGTGTTTGTCTCTGCAGTACAACACCCCTTCCCTGGTGCTGGGAGCCCTGCAGGAGGACCAACGCACG AGCTTGGACCTGTCCCTGTTTGACCTGATCAGTAATGAGAACAGACTGACACGCTACGAGACGGAGGAGGTTCTACCCAAACTCAAAGTCACCCGTCAGCTGATCGAGGAGCTCCACAGAACCCCGGACCCACCGGCCAGGCCCAAGCCCTGCAAGATCAAACCCATGAG GTTGTTCCAGCCAGTGCAGTATGGTACCAAGCCAGAGGGTCGTCTAGTGCCCATGAGTAGTACTGTGGGTCAGCAGCGTCCTCCAGCCACCACTACCCCCGACACCTCCACCGCCCATCAGTCAGCCCAGACCAGGGGCAAGTCCCCAGTCACCACCACTACCGCCACACAGG TGGCTGGGACGGCTATTCAGAAAGCCCAGACTACCTCTGCAGCCACCGGCACCACTGGGTCTGCTGTAGGCTCCTCTGGGAGCGCTGCCACTGGCCAGCATGTGGTGGGGACTGTGGCCCTGGGCCAGGCTCTGTGTGGTGCAGCCCAGCCCACTCTGCCTGGCATTGTCCAGGTCCACAGGCCATCCCTAGGCCCCACCCATGCCATCCAGCCCAGCCTGGTTCCACAGAGGCTGGTTCTAACGTCCCAGGCCCAGGCAAGGTTGCCTA GTGGAGATGTGGTGAAAATAGCCCAGCTGGCGTCCATAGCAGGCAGTCAGAACCGGATCTCCCAGCCTGAGACCCCCGTCACGCTGCAGTTCCAGGGCAACAAGTTCACCCTGTCCCCCAGCCAGCTCCGACAGCTCACCACAGGGCAGCCCTTGCAGCTCCAAG GTAACATTCTGCAGATAGTGTCGGCCCCCGGTCAGCAGATCCTCCGGCCTCAGGGCTCCATGCTCATGCAGACGGTACCTCAGGCTGTACCCGTCTCcaactcctcctccacacctgGCACCCCATCCCCCCCAACCCACCAAG TTTCAGCCTCAGGGGTGAGCGTCAAGCCAGCTCCTGCTGCTCCTATTGCCCCTCAG GAGTCGTCAGAGGAGAGGAGTCGTCTGCTGAAGGAGCGTCTGAGCCGCCTGTTCAGTTCCAACGAGCGGCGCTGTGGCCGCAGTGTCCTGTACGGGGCTGACCTGCTCCAAGCCTGTTCTGTGACCCCAGGGGCTCCTCACTCTGCCCTGAGCCCCAGGGGCTGGAGGTGGGTGGGCAGGGACAGCTGCCTCAGGGCCCAGAGGACCCCTGTGGCCACCACCACACACCTCCAGTCTGCCCTGCTCTCCTCCACACACCGCCAGGATGCCGGCAGCCACCTAGTCAGCAG gtTATCATGTGTTGTCCCTGTCGCAGTAGCTCCTCCCCCTCACCTGTATGCAGCCAATCCCCCAGCTCTCTACAGCCTGGAGCAGAAGTCGATCAGTCGCAGGCTTCGGGAGGCTGCAGCCCCCTACAGCACAGAGATCCACCGCCTGGCCTCTGGACACCAGCTCGAGTTCCCTGACCTGCAGCTCATGCAGATGGACTCAG GTAAACTTGAGGCCCTGGCCATTCTGCTCCAGAAGCTGAGGTCGGAGAATCATCGAGTCCTCATCTTCACACAGATGGTGAAGATGCTGGACATCCTGGAGGCCTTCCTGGACCACCGGCAGCTCACATACATCCGCGTGGACGAGAGCCTGACCACAGAGGAACGCCAG GAGCATATGAAGACCTTCAACAGGAACAGACAGGTGTTCTGTAGCATTCTGACCAACCGCTGCTGCTCGGGCGTGGGGACCGTGTTCGATGCAGACACCATTATATTCTACGACACAGACCTCAACCCCAGCATGGACGCCCGCACCCAGGAGTGGTGCGACAAGATCGGACGCTTCAAGGACATCCACATCTATAG ACTGGAGAGTGGGAACTCCATTGAAGAGAAGCTGCTGAAGAACGGCACCAAGGATCTGATCAGAGAGGTGGCTGCCCAGGGGACTGACTACACCCTGGCATTCCTCACACAG CGAACCATCCAGGACCTGTTTGAGGTGGAGACCGGCTCTGGGGAGAAGGTTGAGGAGTTTGTTGTTCTGCACCAGGAGCCGTCTCCCTCTGAGGCAATCTCTCCCCGCGTGGCCAGGCCCTACATCCAGGCCCTTCACAGCATCAGCCTGGATGCCCCACCACCAgagtggcagggggaggaggGTCAGGAGGAGGACCTGGAGAAAGAGGCACAAGTCAAGGAAGAGCCCTCTCAGCTAGAGGAGCTCAGTGCTGTCATGGACCAG CTGACGCCGATAGAAAAATATGCCCTGCAATACCTGGAGTATCTTCATGTCAGTGAAGACGAACATGTTGCCAAG GAGCGACTGTTGTGTGCAAAGAGAGGCTGGGAGGtgcagcacctccagaaactgaAGGCTGAAGACTCAGAGAGGATGATCATTGAGGATGAGGAGAACCTGTTCACCTACACCAGAGAGGATGCTTACAACATG GAGTATGTGTTTGATGGAGAAGATGGCCAAACGGAAATCATGCCG CTGTGGACTCCACCTACCCCACCGCAGGATGACAACGACATCTATATCGACTCTGTCATCTGTCTGATGTACGACTCTGCCCCCATGCCGGAGTCCAAACTGCCTCCTGTCTACATCCGCAAGGAGCACAAGAGACTCAAGATGGACCCCTCGG CAggcaggaagaagaagaagggtcATGGGGAGACAGTgattcctcctcgttccctctttGAGAAGGCCAGCATGCTCAAGGTCCGCCGCGAGGGCAAGGACCAAAATAAGAACTTCTCCCTGAAGCAGCAGGCGCCCTTCGCCAAGCCTCTGCCCTCGCTGGTCAAACCTGCCATGGAGGCCGGACAGGACAATCCGGAGTGGCTCATCAGTGAAGACTGGGCCCTGCTACAG GCTTTGAAGCAGCTCCTGGAGCTCCCTCTGAACCTAACCATCATGTCTCCGGCCCACACGCCCAACTGGGACCTGGTCAGCGACGTGGTCAACTCCTGCAGCCGGATCTACCGCTCGCCCAAGCAGTGTCGCAACCGCTACGAGAACGTCATCATCCCCCGGGAGGAGGGCAAG TTGGTGTATGAGGCGAACCCCAAGAAGAAAACCAAGAGCATATACAAG TCTAAGAACAGCCGGCCGCTCCGGACCTGTCAGATCTACACCCAGGATGACAACGCTACACACATCCAGCTCTACAACAGCCGCTTTGAGCTCATGAAGATCATCGCCAGCAAGAGGAGTCCCCCCATCAAACCCCT TCTGGGGATGAACCCATTCCAGAAGAACCCCAAACATGCCTCCGTCCTGGCAGAAAGTGGGATCGGCTACGACAAGCCCCTCCCTCCCATTCAGGTGGCATCACAACGTGCTGAGAGGATTGCCAAGGAGAAGAAGGTGTATACTGTTACT GCCCTAGCAGAGCAGCAGAGGACTCAGCAGCTAGCTCAGCAGGCTGGAGCCCCCCAGGCCGTGGCCGGTGCTGCCCAACCCCAGGCTGGGGCTCCTGCTGTAGGCCAAGCCCAGGCCCCGGGAGTCCCCCAGGCCTCTGCAGCGACTGGAGCTACCGCTGTACCCAACACCACTGTCCTG GCTGGAGCCATTAAGAATGCTGCTGGGGGGGCGACCATTCAAACTG GCACCGTAGCGGGGAACGTGATTGTGAACACAGTGTCTGGAGTTCCTCCAAGTCCGTTCCAGGCCAACAAACGGCTGGCATCACCAGGTCAAGTCATACCAGGCACACTGTCT CCTGCCGGTGCAGCAGGAGCCCAGGTGGTCCACTCCCAGCAGAGAGCCGTACCTGCCGCTGCCACCCCTGGAGAGGTGATCGCCATAGCTACAGGTCAGGGTGTCAGGGCTGTTACCCCGGTGACCGCCTCTGCGGTGGTGTCCACCACTCTGACCCCAGTGCAGTCTCAGACCCGCTCCCTGGTCACTCAGGTCACACCAG CCACAGGCATGCAGCTGCCCCAGGGGAAGCCCATAACCCAGGCCCACCTCCACATGCTCCGCCAGCAGCAGctccagcagcagcaacaacagcaggcTTCCTCTACACAAGGCATTAAGGCTGTGGGCAAACCCCAG GAGCTGCTGAAGATGCACAAGCAGAAGATGCAGATGTCCCAGCAGCAGGTGGCAGTGGCAGCAGCCCAGGGCCAGCAGCAGGCAGGCCAACAGGCCTCCCAGGTCCAGCTGGCTAACCCCCAGGCAGCCCAGGCCAACCCACAGCTAGCTGCTGTAGCTGCTGCTCCCAGAGCCGGGGCCGTGCTGGCTGGTTCCACCGTAGCCAACTTGCAGCTGGCCAGACTG ACGCGGGTGCCCACCCAGGGTCAGATCCAGGCCCAGCCAGGGCAGACTGCCCAGGTGACCCTCACTAAGCCCCCCGTAGTCTCTGTGCCCGCTGTGGTCTCCTCCGCTGGCGTCACCACACTGCCCGTCTCTGTGGCTGGTATCAGTGTGGCCATTGGCCAGGGCCAGAAAACAG GTGGGCCGGTGTTGCCGCCCCCGTTCCCCCAGATGCAGGTGCAGCAGCTGCTCCAGATGAAGAAGCAGCAGGCAGCCGTGCAGGCAGCAGCAGCCCAGCAGAAAGCAGTGGAGCCACAGCAAGGACCGGCCACTGTGCAGCAGAAG tTGGGCACCCAGCAGATGACAGTGCAGGGTCCCCAGGCCGCCCAGCAGCAGAAGGTCACCTATGCTGCCACCACCCAGCTCCAAACTGGCATCAAGACCCAGTTCTTCACTACCTCCATCGCCCAGGCTGGAAAACCCACTGGGGCCCAGCAAATCCAG GTCGCTAAGCTCCCCCAGATAGTGCAGGGGCAATCCACTGTGGCCAACATCCAGCAGATCGTATCACCTCCACAGCAG ATCCACTCCCAGACTGTGCCCTTGACCCAGACTGCGTCCTCAGCCCAGCCCCAGGGCCAGATGATTCCATCAGGCACATCCCAGGTGGTTCAGCAGAAGCTTCTCCAGCAGCAGGTGGTGACTGCAGTCGCCTCGCCTCAGATCCAGACCACCTCTCCTCACAGCCCGGCCCAGCAGGCCCAAGCGCCTGCTGCAGCCGAGTCCCCTGTACTACAGCAGCCAGCCAAGGGCCAGGCTCGCGGAGGGTCCATGAGGGGCAAGAACCAGGCCAAGCCCAGTGGGGGCAGCAGCTAG